The following are encoded in a window of Desulfobacteraceae bacterium genomic DNA:
- a CDS encoding LysM peptidoglycan-binding domain-containing protein, producing the protein MFKKRLLSVLGSVFILSTLFSHSQAMTAAPQAPALAQETGYYYTVRKGDTLWDLSERFFGSPFQWPELWKENSQIPNPHLIFPGDRISLFQGRWRDGYPATASDGSGQLNRAGFFTYHGMDRIGFIREEPMTPFGTIFKTAEDKMIAGTHDLVYIKQAADTPLAVGSLFTTYRVFNPLIEKKTRQKIGFQHYMTGVVEITQSNAHIAVGKIVRVYREIRVNDHLIPYQDRSSELKLQASPPDMTGKLIISEENTVEMGDNTIAFIDKGANDGIQPGQVYAIYDQQYCRMDPQSKDVIALPADDFGKCLVLHAEDTTATVLITEARRNIQAGLPIRTVHH; encoded by the coding sequence ATGTTCAAAAAAAGACTGTTGAGCGTTTTGGGCAGCGTTTTCATCCTTTCCACCCTCTTTTCCCACTCCCAGGCGATGACCGCGGCGCCTCAGGCGCCGGCACTCGCCCAGGAGACCGGCTACTACTACACGGTCAGAAAAGGAGACACTCTCTGGGACTTATCCGAGCGTTTCTTCGGCTCCCCATTTCAGTGGCCAGAGCTCTGGAAAGAAAATTCCCAGATCCCCAACCCCCACCTGATTTTTCCCGGGGATCGGATCAGCCTTTTTCAGGGCCGATGGCGTGACGGTTACCCCGCGACCGCGAGCGACGGCTCCGGCCAATTGAACCGGGCCGGATTTTTCACCTATCACGGGATGGACCGGATCGGCTTTATCCGTGAAGAGCCGATGACCCCCTTCGGAACCATATTTAAAACCGCCGAAGACAAAATGATCGCCGGCACCCATGATCTGGTCTACATCAAGCAGGCGGCCGATACCCCGCTTGCGGTGGGATCGCTTTTTACCACCTACCGTGTTTTCAACCCCCTGATCGAAAAAAAGACCCGCCAGAAAATAGGGTTCCAGCATTATATGACCGGCGTCGTTGAAATTACCCAGTCCAATGCCCACATTGCGGTGGGTAAAATCGTCCGGGTGTACCGCGAAATTCGCGTCAACGACCATTTGATCCCCTACCAGGACCGATCCTCAGAACTCAAACTTCAGGCAAGCCCGCCCGACATGACCGGCAAGCTGATCATCTCCGAGGAGAACACGGTGGAAATGGGCGACAACACCATCGCCTTTATCGACAAGGGGGCCAACGACGGCATTCAACCGGGGCAGGTGTATGCCATTTACGATCAGCAGTATTGCCGTATGGATCCCCAGTCCAAAGATGTGATCGCGCTGCCGGCCGATGACTTTGGGAAATGCCTGGTGCTGCATGCCGAGGATACCACCGCCACGGTTCTGATCACCGAAGCCCGGCGCAACATTCAAGCGGGACTCCCCATTCGCACCGTGCACCACTGA
- the groL gene encoding chaperonin GroEL (60 kDa chaperone family; promotes refolding of misfolded polypeptides especially under stressful conditions; forms two stacked rings of heptamers to form a barrel-shaped 14mer; ends can be capped by GroES; misfolded proteins enter the barrel where they are refolded when GroES binds): MAKQIKYDMKAREAMLKGVKTLADAVVVTLGPKGRNVVIDKSWGSPTVTKDGVTVAKEIELEDKFENMGAQMVKEVASKTSDMAGDGTTTATVLARSIYEQGQKLVAAGNNPMAIKRGIEKAVEVAVKELQKISKPTKDQREIAQVGTISANNDETIGNIIAEAMNKVGKEGVITVEEAKSMETTLEVVEGMQFDRGYLSPYFVTDPEKMVVSLDSPYILINEKKISSMKDLLPILEQVAKMGKPLLIIAEDVDGEALATLVVNKLRGTLQVAAVKAPGFGDRRKAMLEDIAILTGGQVVSEDLGIKLENVALTDLGKAKRIAIDKDNTTIVDGAGARSALEGRVKQIRAQIEETTSDYDREKLQERLAKLIGGVAVINVGAATETEMKEKKARVEDALNATRAAVEEGIVPGGGVALVRCLAALDKIKIKADQRLGVKVVMRAVEEPLRQIANNAGFEGSVVIDKVKASEGAFGYNAETNVYEDLIEAGVIDPTKVVRFALQNAGSVAGLMLTTEAMIADKPEEKSEAMPGAGGGGMGGMGGMGGMGGMM; this comes from the coding sequence ATGGCAAAACAGATTAAGTATGACATGAAAGCCCGCGAGGCGATGCTCAAGGGTGTCAAAACGCTTGCAGATGCAGTGGTGGTCACCCTTGGCCCCAAAGGCCGCAATGTGGTGATCGACAAGTCCTGGGGCTCCCCCACCGTGACCAAGGACGGCGTCACGGTGGCCAAGGAGATCGAACTGGAAGACAAATTCGAGAACATGGGCGCCCAGATGGTCAAGGAAGTTGCCAGCAAGACCTCGGACATGGCTGGTGACGGCACTACCACGGCCACCGTTCTGGCGCGCTCGATCTACGAGCAGGGCCAGAAACTGGTTGCCGCCGGCAACAACCCCATGGCCATCAAGCGCGGAATCGAAAAAGCGGTGGAGGTTGCCGTCAAGGAACTCCAAAAAATTAGCAAGCCCACCAAAGACCAGCGTGAAATCGCCCAGGTGGGTACCATCTCGGCCAACAACGATGAAACCATCGGCAACATCATCGCCGAGGCCATGAACAAGGTCGGCAAAGAGGGCGTCATCACCGTCGAGGAGGCCAAAAGCATGGAGACCACCCTGGAGGTGGTTGAAGGCATGCAGTTTGACCGCGGGTATCTTTCACCTTACTTTGTGACCGACCCTGAGAAGATGGTCGTGTCCCTCGATTCCCCCTACATTCTGATCAACGAGAAAAAAATCAGCAGCATGAAAGACCTCCTGCCCATTCTCGAGCAGGTTGCCAAAATGGGCAAACCCCTGTTGATCATCGCCGAGGATGTCGACGGCGAGGCCCTGGCCACTCTGGTGGTCAACAAGCTCAGGGGCACATTGCAGGTCGCGGCCGTCAAGGCTCCGGGCTTCGGCGATCGGCGCAAGGCCATGCTGGAGGATATCGCCATTCTGACCGGAGGTCAGGTGGTTTCCGAGGACCTCGGCATTAAACTGGAGAACGTGGCCCTGACGGATCTCGGCAAGGCCAAACGGATCGCCATCGACAAAGACAACACCACCATCGTTGACGGCGCCGGAGCCCGCAGTGCGCTGGAGGGCCGCGTCAAGCAGATCCGCGCCCAGATCGAAGAGACCACCTCCGACTACGACCGTGAGAAGCTCCAGGAGCGGTTGGCCAAGCTGATCGGCGGGGTGGCCGTAATCAACGTCGGTGCTGCCACCGAGACGGAAATGAAAGAGAAAAAAGCGCGTGTTGAAGACGCCCTGAACGCCACCCGCGCGGCGGTAGAAGAAGGCATCGTCCCCGGCGGTGGCGTGGCCCTGGTGCGCTGCCTGGCCGCGCTGGACAAGATCAAGATCAAAGCCGACCAGAGGCTGGGTGTCAAGGTCGTAATGCGCGCCGTCGAGGAGCCGCTGCGGCAGATCGCCAACAATGCCGGTTTTGAAGGCTCGGTTGTGATCGACAAAGTCAAGGCCTCCGAAGGGGCTTTCGGCTACAACGCTGAAACCAACGTCTACGAAGACCTGATTGAGGCCGGCGTGATCGACCCGACCAAGGTCGTGCGCTTTGCCCTGCAGAACGCTGGCAGCGTGGCCGGCCTGATGCTCACCACCGAGGCCATGATCGCCGACAAACCGGAAGAAAAATCCGAGGCCATGCCGGGGGCCGGTGGCGGCGGCATGGGTGGCATGGGCGGTATGGGTGGCATGGGCGGCATGATGTAG
- the groES gene encoding co-chaperone GroES — protein sequence MKLRPLQDRIIVQRVEEESKTKGGIIIPDSAKEKPAEGVVISVGKGKVADDGKLIPMEVKEGNRILFGKYSGTEVKVEGEEYLIMREDDVLGIIE from the coding sequence ATGAAACTCAGACCACTGCAGGATCGCATCATCGTTCAACGCGTTGAGGAGGAGAGCAAAACCAAGGGCGGTATCATCATTCCGGACTCCGCCAAAGAAAAACCCGCGGAGGGAGTCGTGATCTCGGTTGGCAAGGGAAAAGTGGCCGATGACGGCAAACTCATTCCGATGGAGGTCAAAGAGGGGAATCGCATCTTGTTTGGCAAATACTCGGGCACCGAGGTGAAGGTTGAGGGTGAGGAATATTTGATCATGCGCGAAGACGATGTGCTTGGCATCATCGAATAA